The following coding sequences are from one Lycium ferocissimum isolate CSIRO_LF1 chromosome 3, AGI_CSIRO_Lferr_CH_V1, whole genome shotgun sequence window:
- the LOC132049494 gene encoding peptidyl-prolyl cis-trans isomerase CYP21-4-like: protein MARIKPQALLLQSKKKKGPSGVSVPTIIVYAIIVAVMVFSLYSTYRYWSRRSIVQAQGDISTSKAIERKKSDIPKYALISTSKGLITLELYKDGSPDVVDEFIDFSQKGHFKGMQFSRVIKNFVIHGSKVERPEATEDWTSRGKHYSQLDTSLKHEAFMLGTSKVKHEDGGFDLFITTAPIPDLNDKINVFGRVIKGEDVVQEIEEVDTDDHYRPKTPVQINEVILKHKI from the exons ATGGCAAGGATAAAACCTCAAGCTCTTTTACTgcaaagcaaaaagaaaaaggggccaAGTGGTGTCAGTGTCCCTACAATTATAGTATACGCCATAATTGTTGCTGTGATGGTGTTTTCCCTGTATTCTACATATAGATACTGGTCTCGAAG ATCAATTGTTCAGGCACAGGGTGACATATCAACGAGCaag GCTATAGAGCGGAAGAAATCTGATATTCCTAAATATGCT CTTATAAGCACCTCGAAAGGCCTGATAACTTTGGAACTTTACAAGGATGGTTCTCCTGACGTTGTTGATGAATTCATTGATTTCAG TCAGAAGGGCCACTTTAAAGGGATGCAATTTAGTCGTGTAATAAAGAACTTTGTCATCCATGGTAGTAAAGTTGAAAGACCTGAAGCTACAGAAGATTGGACATCGAGGGGAAAACATTACAGCCAACTGGACACAAG TCTTAAGCATGAAGCATTTATGCTTGGTACCTCCAAAGTGAAACACGAAGATGGAGGATTTGATCTATTTATCACGACAGCGCCAATACCAGATTTGAATGACAAGATCAATGTCTTTGGACGTGTCATCAAGGGAGAAGATGTTGTGCAG GAAATTGAAGAAGTAGATACAGATGACCACTATCGACCCAAAACACCAGTACAAATCAATGAAGTAATTCTGAAGCACAAAATTTGA